A window of the Streptomyces albireticuli genome harbors these coding sequences:
- a CDS encoding succinate dehydrogenase/fumarate reductase iron-sulfur subunit, whose product MSYDAHFRVWRGDAAGGELADYTVAVNDGEVVLDVIHRLQATEATDLAVRWNCKAGKCGSCSAEINGRPRLMCMTRMSSLPPGQTVTVTPMRAFPVVRDLVTDVSFNYAKAREVPAFVPPPGLAPGEYRMRQEDVGRSQEFRKCIECFLCQDTCHVVRDHEENKAAFAGPRFLMRVAELDMHPLDAAAEAGLDRKRAAQEEHGLGYCNITKCCTEVCPENIKITDNALIPLKERAVDRKYDPLVWLGARIRRRGA is encoded by the coding sequence GTGAGCTACGACGCCCACTTCCGGGTATGGCGGGGGGACGCGGCCGGCGGGGAGCTCGCCGACTACACCGTCGCCGTCAACGACGGCGAGGTCGTCCTCGACGTCATCCACCGGCTCCAGGCCACCGAGGCCACCGACCTGGCCGTCCGCTGGAACTGCAAGGCGGGCAAGTGCGGTTCCTGTAGCGCGGAGATCAACGGCAGGCCGCGGCTGATGTGCATGACCCGGATGTCGTCCCTTCCGCCCGGGCAGACCGTGACCGTCACGCCGATGCGCGCCTTCCCGGTCGTCCGGGACCTGGTGACGGACGTGTCGTTCAACTACGCAAAGGCGCGCGAGGTCCCGGCGTTCGTCCCGCCGCCCGGTCTGGCGCCCGGGGAGTACCGGATGCGGCAGGAGGACGTCGGCCGCTCCCAGGAGTTCCGCAAGTGCATCGAGTGCTTCCTGTGCCAGGACACCTGCCATGTGGTGCGCGACCACGAGGAGAACAAGGCCGCGTTCGCCGGGCCCCGCTTCCTGATGCGCGTCGCCGAGCTGGACATGCACCCGCTGGACGCGGCGGCCGAGGCCGGGCTGGACCGCAAGCGGGCCGCGCAGGAGGAGCACGGACTGGGCTACTGCAACATCACCAAGTGCTGCACGGAGGTCTGCCCCGAGAACATCAAGATCACCGACAACGCCCTGATCCCGCTCAAGGAGCGCGCCGTCGACCGCAAGTACGACCCGCTGGTCTGGCTCGGCGCCAGGATCCGCCGGCGGGGGGCGTGA
- a CDS encoding GntR family transcriptional regulator, protein MAFGDQPAYLRVAGDLRQKIVAGELPPHTRLPSQARIREQYGVSDTVALEARKVLMAEGLVEGRSGSGTYVREQPVPRALARTGYRTAGESTPFRQEQADSRVKGTWESRSEQVAVDTPLARRLRIATGDRAMRTDYLFRAGGEPVMLSTSWEPLAVTGRTPVMLPEEGPLAGRGVVERMAAIDLIVDNVAEEVSARPGLAEEVLALGGVPGHYVVVVSRTYFAGGCPVETADIVVLAERYRIAYHLPVK, encoded by the coding sequence GTGGCCTTCGGTGACCAGCCCGCATACCTTCGAGTCGCCGGCGATCTTCGACAGAAAATCGTCGCAGGCGAGCTGCCGCCGCACACCCGCCTCCCCTCCCAGGCCCGCATCCGCGAGCAGTACGGCGTCTCCGACACCGTCGCCCTGGAGGCCCGCAAGGTCCTGATGGCCGAGGGGCTGGTCGAGGGGCGCTCCGGCTCCGGCACCTATGTGCGGGAGCAGCCCGTGCCGCGCGCCCTGGCCCGCACGGGCTACCGCACGGCCGGGGAGTCCACGCCCTTCCGTCAGGAGCAGGCCGACAGCCGGGTGAAGGGCACCTGGGAGTCCCGCAGCGAGCAGGTGGCGGTCGACACCCCGCTGGCCCGTCGGCTGCGGATCGCCACGGGCGACCGCGCCATGCGGACGGACTACCTCTTCCGGGCCGGCGGCGAGCCGGTGATGCTCTCGACCTCCTGGGAGCCCCTGGCCGTCACCGGGCGGACACCCGTGATGCTCCCCGAGGAGGGCCCGCTGGCCGGGCGCGGCGTCGTGGAGCGGATGGCCGCCATCGACCTGATCGTGGACAACGTCGCGGAGGAGGTCAGCGCCCGCCCCGGCCTCGCGGAGGAGGTGCTGGCCCTCGGCGGCGTCCCCGGTCACTACGTGGTGGTCGTCTCGCGCACGTATTTCGCCGGCGGCTGCCCCGTGGAGACGGCGGACATCGTCGTGCTCGCCGAGCGCTACCGCATCGCGTACCACCTTCCGGTGAAGTGA
- a CDS encoding ABC transporter family substrate-binding protein, with the protein MAPLSTRTRLRRSAALLAAGMLLPLPVLAGCGLTGDEADEGAITPPDINALPREKVADKGTLRWAVDALPATLNTFQADADAATRRVAAAALPALFTLDDHGRPRRDPDYLASAEVVQRAPRQVVVYKLNPRAAWNDGKALSAADFQAQWQALRGRDSGYWTARNAGYDRIDRVEPGADAHEVKVTFARPYADWAALFTPLYPKSVMGDANAFNDSARNELKVSAGPFRVGPRDNGQGTLTLVRDPKWWGDRAKLDQLVLRAVPREERAAALAAGRLDLADVRTADADRITAANTPRRKKGEKRAAPPAGPLRGLSVRRSLEPAYTQLALNGSTGALADERVRRAVARALDRKTLAESVLRPLGLPVAPQGSHLFMAGQQGYEDNSDAIGGTDPKTAGQLLADAGWRERGPARGTDGKRAAAAPPVRMKDGKRLTLRFVLPEGSGAEPLRSVGDRIARQLDAVGIHTEITKVADAGYFKDHIAAGTYDLALYSWPATAYPSTDARPVFAKPQPAADGSLLVEQNYTRVGTDQIDQLFEQASTELDTEVSRDLVGRADARIWAAAGSIPLYQRPELVAARSTVVNAGAFGLATPRYQDLGFRR; encoded by the coding sequence ATGGCCCCCCTCTCGACCCGCACCCGGCTCCGTCGCTCCGCCGCCCTGCTGGCCGCCGGGATGCTCCTGCCGCTGCCGGTGCTGGCCGGCTGCGGCCTCACCGGGGACGAGGCCGACGAGGGCGCGATCACCCCGCCGGACATCAACGCCCTGCCCCGCGAGAAGGTCGCCGACAAGGGCACCCTGCGCTGGGCCGTGGACGCCCTGCCCGCCACCCTCAACACCTTCCAGGCGGACGCCGACGCCGCCACCCGGCGCGTCGCCGCGGCCGCCCTGCCCGCCCTCTTCACCCTGGACGACCACGGCCGCCCGCGCCGCGACCCCGACTACCTGGCGTCCGCCGAGGTCGTCCAGCGCGCCCCCCGGCAGGTCGTGGTCTACAAGCTCAACCCCCGGGCCGCCTGGAATGACGGCAAGGCCCTCTCGGCCGCCGACTTCCAGGCCCAGTGGCAGGCGCTGCGCGGCCGGGACAGCGGCTATTGGACGGCCCGCAACGCCGGCTACGACCGGATCGACCGGGTCGAGCCGGGCGCGGACGCCCACGAGGTCAAGGTCACCTTCGCCCGCCCCTACGCCGACTGGGCCGCCCTCTTCACCCCCCTCTACCCGAAGTCCGTGATGGGCGACGCCAACGCCTTCAACGACAGCGCCCGCAACGAGCTCAAGGTCTCCGCCGGCCCCTTCCGGGTCGGGCCGCGCGACAACGGCCAGGGCACCCTCACGCTCGTCCGCGACCCGAAGTGGTGGGGCGACCGGGCCAAGCTCGACCAGCTGGTGCTGCGGGCCGTGCCCCGCGAGGAGCGGGCCGCCGCGCTGGCCGCCGGCCGCCTCGACCTCGCCGACGTGCGCACCGCCGACGCCGACCGCATCACGGCCGCGAACACGCCCCGCAGGAAGAAGGGGGAGAAGCGCGCCGCGCCGCCCGCCGGGCCGCTGCGCGGGCTGTCCGTCCGCCGCTCCCTGGAGCCCGCCTACACCCAGCTCGCCCTCAACGGCTCCACGGGCGCCCTCGCCGACGAGCGGGTGCGCCGCGCGGTGGCCCGCGCCCTCGACCGCAAGACCCTCGCTGAATCGGTTCTGCGCCCGCTGGGCCTGCCCGTGGCACCGCAAGGCAGCCACCTCTTCATGGCCGGCCAGCAGGGCTACGAGGACAACAGCGACGCCATCGGCGGCACCGACCCCAAGACGGCCGGGCAGCTCCTGGCGGACGCGGGCTGGCGGGAGCGCGGGCCCGCGCGGGGCACGGACGGCAAGCGGGCGGCCGCCGCGCCGCCGGTGCGGATGAAGGACGGCAAGAGGCTCACGCTCCGCTTCGTCCTGCCGGAGGGCTCCGGCGCCGAGCCGCTGCGGTCCGTCGGCGACCGCATCGCCCGCCAGCTCGACGCCGTCGGCATCCACACCGAGATCACCAAGGTCGCGGACGCGGGCTACTTCAAGGACCACATCGCCGCCGGCACCTACGACCTCGCCCTCTACTCCTGGCCCGCCACCGCCTACCCCTCGACGGACGCCCGCCCCGTCTTCGCCAAGCCGCAGCCCGCCGCCGACGGCTCGCTGCTGGTCGAGCAGAACTACACCCGGGTGGGCACGGACCAGATCGACCAGCTCTTCGAGCAGGCGTCCACGGAGCTGGACACCGAGGTCTCCCGCGACCTGGTCGGCCGCGCGGACGCCCGGATCTGGGCGGCGGCCGGCTCGATCCCGCTCTACCAGCGCCCCGAGCTCGTGGCGGCCAGGAGCACGGTCGTGAACGCCGGGGCGTTCGGCCTGGCGACGCCGCGCTACCAGGACCTGGGGTTCCGGCGCTGA
- the typA gene encoding translational GTPase TypA — MPTRHDIRNVAIVAHVDHGKTTIVDAMLKQAGAFAAHQLESVDDRVMDSNDLEREKGITILAKNTAVKYHPKDGGDPITINIIDTPGHADFGGEVERGLSMVDAVVLLVDASEGPLPQTRFVLRKALQQRKPVILCINKTDRPDSRIDEVVNETYDLFLDLDADEDQIEFPIVYACGRDGIASLTKPEDGTVPADSTNLEPFFSTILAHVPAPTFEDDAPLQAHVTNLDADNFLGRIALLRVEQGELRKGQTVAWIKRDGTISNVRITELMMTEALTRKPAEVAGPGDICAVAGIPDIMIGETLADPENPVALPLITVDEPAISMTIGTNTSPLVGRGGTGKGADAKSAVKDRKVTARQVKDRLDRELVGNVSLRVLDTERPDAWEVQGRGELALAILVEQMRREGFEMTIGKPQVVTKQVDGKTHEPVERLTVDVPEEHMGAVTQLMGTRKGRMDNMSNHGSGWVRMEFVVPSRGLIGFRTEFLTNTRGTGIAHSIHEGHEPWFGELKTRNNGSLVADRAGAVTAFAMTNLQERGVLFTDPGTEVYEGMIVGENSRADDMDVNITKEKKLTNMRSSSADSFEAIVPPRKLSLEQSLEFCRDDECVEVTPEAVRIRKVVLDQKERGRTASRAKR, encoded by the coding sequence GTGCCCACGCGCCACGACATTCGAAACGTCGCCATCGTCGCCCACGTCGACCACGGCAAGACGACCATCGTCGACGCCATGCTCAAGCAGGCCGGCGCCTTCGCCGCCCACCAGCTCGAGTCCGTCGACGACCGCGTCATGGACTCGAACGACCTGGAGCGTGAGAAGGGCATCACGATCCTCGCCAAGAACACGGCGGTGAAGTATCACCCCAAGGACGGCGGGGACCCGATCACGATCAACATCATCGACACCCCCGGCCACGCCGACTTCGGTGGCGAGGTCGAGCGCGGTCTGTCGATGGTGGACGCGGTCGTGCTGCTCGTCGACGCCTCCGAGGGCCCGCTGCCGCAGACCCGCTTCGTGCTCCGTAAGGCGCTCCAGCAGCGGAAGCCGGTCATCCTCTGCATCAACAAGACGGACCGCCCGGACTCCCGCATCGACGAGGTCGTCAACGAGACGTACGACCTCTTCCTGGACCTGGACGCGGACGAGGACCAGATCGAGTTCCCGATCGTCTACGCCTGCGGCCGTGACGGCATCGCCTCGCTGACCAAGCCGGAGGACGGCACCGTCCCCGCGGACAGCACCAACCTGGAGCCGTTCTTCTCCACGATCCTGGCGCACGTCCCGGCCCCGACGTTCGAGGACGACGCGCCGCTCCAGGCCCACGTCACCAACCTCGACGCCGACAACTTCCTCGGCCGCATCGCGCTGCTCCGCGTCGAGCAGGGCGAGCTGCGCAAGGGCCAGACGGTCGCGTGGATCAAGCGTGACGGCACCATCTCCAACGTCCGCATCACCGAGCTGATGATGACCGAGGCCCTCACCCGCAAGCCCGCCGAGGTGGCCGGCCCCGGTGACATCTGCGCCGTCGCCGGTATCCCCGACATCATGATCGGTGAGACCCTGGCCGACCCGGAGAACCCGGTCGCGCTGCCGCTGATCACGGTCGACGAGCCGGCGATCTCCATGACCATCGGCACCAACACCTCGCCGCTGGTCGGCCGCGGTGGCACGGGCAAGGGCGCGGACGCCAAGTCCGCCGTCAAGGACCGCAAGGTCACCGCCCGCCAGGTCAAGGACCGTCTGGACCGCGAGCTGGTCGGTAACGTCTCGCTGCGCGTCCTGGACACCGAGCGCCCCGACGCCTGGGAGGTGCAGGGCCGCGGTGAGCTGGCGCTGGCCATCCTGGTCGAGCAGATGCGCCGCGAGGGCTTCGAGATGACCATCGGCAAGCCGCAGGTCGTCACCAAGCAGGTCGACGGCAAGACCCACGAGCCGGTCGAGCGCCTCACGGTCGACGTGCCCGAGGAGCACATGGGCGCGGTCACGCAGCTCATGGGCACCCGCAAGGGCCGCATGGACAACATGTCCAACCACGGCTCCGGCTGGGTCCGCATGGAGTTCGTCGTCCCGTCCCGCGGTCTGATCGGCTTCCGCACGGAGTTCCTGACGAACACCCGCGGCACCGGTATCGCCCACTCCATCCACGAGGGCCACGAGCCGTGGTTCGGCGAGCTGAAGACCCGTAACAACGGCTCCCTGGTCGCCGACCGCGCCGGTGCCGTCACCGCCTTCGCGATGACGAACCTCCAGGAGCGCGGCGTGCTCTTCACCGACCCGGGCACCGAGGTGTACGAGGGCATGATCGTCGGCGAGAACTCCCGCGCCGACGACATGGACGTCAACATCACCAAGGAGAAGAAGCTCACCAACATGCGCTCCTCCTCCGCCGACTCCTTCGAGGCGATCGTCCCGCCGCGCAAGCTGTCGCTGGAGCAGTCCCTGGAGTTCTGCCGCGACGACGAGTGCGTCGAGGTGACCCCGGAGGCCGTGCGCATCCGCAAGGTCGTCCTGGACCAGAAGGAGCGCGGCCGCACCGCGTCCCGCGCCAAGCGCTAA
- a CDS encoding fumarate reductase/succinate dehydrogenase flavoprotein subunit gives MSRTARQDWDVVVVGAGGAGLRAAIEAREQGLRCAVICKSLFGKAHTVMAEGGIAASMGNVNEGDNWQVHFRDTMRGGKFLNHWRMAELHAREAPDRVWELETWGAVFDRTKDGKISQRNFGGHEYPRLAHVGDRTGLELIRTLQQKIVALQQEDLREHGDYEARLKVFQECTVTRLLKDGNRISGVFGYERESGRFFVIESPAVVLATGGIGKSFKVTSNSWEYTGDGHALALLAGAQLINMEFVQFHPTGMVWPPSVKGILVTESVRGDGGVLRNSDGKRFMFDYVPDVFKEKYAESEAEGDRWYKDPDNNRRPPELLPRDEVARAINSEVKAGRGSPHGGVFLDISSRLPAEEVRRRLPSMHHQFKELADVDITAEPMEVGPTCHYVMGGVDVDPDTAAATGVPGLFAAGEVAGGMHGSNRLGGNSLSDLLVFGRRAGLHAARYAAGLTGPGRPAVADADVEAAEAEALRPFSAEGGGAGGADGTPGPAENPYTLHQELQQSMNDLVGIIRKGPEMAEALRRLALLRGRSRRAGVEGHRQFNPGWHLAIDLRNMLLVSECVARAALERTESRGGHTRDDHPAMDRSWRQVNLVCRLLAESGEADPLLGLIGVERRAMPPIRGDLLALFEKDELMKYLTDEELTAP, from the coding sequence ATGTCGCGTACGGCACGACAGGACTGGGACGTGGTCGTGGTCGGCGCCGGCGGCGCGGGGCTGCGGGCCGCCATCGAGGCCCGGGAGCAGGGCCTGCGCTGCGCCGTCATCTGCAAGTCGCTCTTCGGCAAGGCGCACACGGTCATGGCCGAGGGCGGCATCGCCGCCAGCATGGGCAACGTCAACGAGGGCGACAACTGGCAGGTGCACTTCAGAGACACCATGCGCGGGGGCAAATTCCTCAACCACTGGCGGATGGCGGAGCTGCACGCCAGGGAGGCCCCCGACCGGGTCTGGGAGCTGGAGACCTGGGGCGCGGTCTTCGACCGCACCAAGGACGGGAAGATCTCGCAGCGCAACTTCGGCGGGCACGAGTACCCCCGCCTGGCACACGTCGGCGACCGCACCGGCCTGGAGCTGATCCGCACCCTCCAGCAGAAGATCGTCGCCCTCCAGCAGGAGGACCTGCGCGAGCACGGCGACTACGAGGCCCGGCTGAAGGTCTTCCAGGAGTGCACCGTCACCCGCCTGCTGAAGGACGGGAACCGGATCTCGGGGGTCTTCGGCTACGAGCGGGAGTCCGGGCGCTTCTTCGTCATCGAGTCCCCCGCCGTGGTGCTGGCCACCGGCGGCATCGGCAAGTCCTTCAAGGTGACGTCGAACTCCTGGGAGTACACCGGCGACGGCCACGCGCTGGCGCTGCTCGCCGGCGCCCAGCTGATCAACATGGAGTTCGTGCAGTTCCACCCGACGGGCATGGTCTGGCCGCCGTCCGTCAAGGGCATCCTCGTCACCGAGTCCGTCCGCGGCGACGGCGGGGTGCTGCGCAACAGCGACGGCAAGCGGTTCATGTTCGACTACGTCCCGGACGTCTTCAAGGAGAAGTACGCGGAGTCCGAGGCCGAGGGCGACCGCTGGTACAAGGACCCCGACAACAACCGCCGGCCGCCCGAGCTGCTCCCCCGCGACGAGGTGGCCCGCGCCATCAACTCCGAGGTCAAGGCCGGTCGCGGCAGCCCGCACGGCGGGGTCTTCCTGGACATCTCCAGCCGGCTGCCGGCCGAGGAGGTCCGCCGCAGGCTGCCGTCCATGCACCACCAGTTCAAGGAGCTGGCGGACGTGGACATCACGGCGGAGCCGATGGAGGTGGGCCCCACCTGCCACTACGTGATGGGCGGCGTGGACGTCGACCCGGACACGGCGGCGGCGACCGGCGTGCCCGGCCTCTTCGCGGCCGGCGAGGTCGCGGGCGGGATGCACGGCTCCAACCGGCTGGGCGGCAACTCCCTCTCCGACCTGCTGGTCTTCGGCCGCCGCGCCGGGCTGCACGCCGCCCGGTACGCGGCCGGCCTCACCGGGCCCGGCCGGCCCGCCGTCGCCGACGCCGACGTCGAGGCGGCGGAGGCCGAGGCGCTGCGCCCGTTCAGCGCCGAAGGCGGCGGGGCAGGAGGGGCCGACGGGACCCCGGGCCCGGCCGAGAACCCGTACACCCTGCACCAAGAGCTCCAGCAGTCCATGAACGACCTGGTGGGCATCATCCGCAAGGGTCCCGAGATGGCGGAGGCGCTGCGCCGGCTGGCACTGCTGCGCGGCCGGTCCCGGCGGGCCGGCGTGGAGGGGCACCGGCAGTTCAACCCCGGCTGGCACCTGGCCATCGACCTGCGCAACATGCTGCTGGTCAGCGAGTGCGTGGCGCGCGCGGCCCTGGAGCGCACCGAGAGCCGGGGCGGGCACACGCGCGACGACCACCCGGCGATGGACCGGAGCTGGCGTCAGGTCAACCTCGTCTGCCGGCTGCTGGCGGAGAGCGGCGAGGCCGATCCGCTGCTGGGGCTGATCGGGGTGGAGCGGCGCGCGATGCCGCCGATCCGGGGCGACCTGCTGGCGCTCTTCGAGAAGGACGAGCTGATGAAGTACCTGACCGACGAGGAGCTGACCGCACCGTGA
- a CDS encoding APC family permease: protein MSTEQGSNSNYRRTLGTTALTAVGLGSIIGSGWLFGAERAAALAGPAAILAWVIGAVVALTIALTYTELGSMFPKAGGMVRYGQFSHGSLAGYMAAWANWIAIVSVIPGEATASIQYMSSWDFSWAENLYDGKELTGSGLALASVLVVFYFFLNWFAITLFAKTNNAITVFKVVVPVLTAGALMFAHFDTSNITDHGGFAPNGWSAVFSAVAVAGIVWAFNGFQSPLNMAAEARNPGKSLPKAVIGSILIALVIYIALQVAFLMAVPAQDLTASGGWNALGYKSPLADLSIAWGLNWLALLLYADAFVSPSGTGMIYAATTSRMIHGVQENGHLPKIFGKVDPKTGVPKPALLLNLVISFIFLAVFRGWGSIAEIVGVATVISYITGPVAVMSLRRIAPGMKRPVKLKAMPVIAPIAMIFGSLVMYWARWPLTGKVIFIMAIGLPIWAWYELRKPWAELKPHLKAGAWMVTYLLVMAFVSWAGGEEFGGKGYLAPGWDIVVVALIALVFYAWGVKSAWRNPTLVQVEKEMTELAESEGGSDETDGRSEPSLAKKS from the coding sequence TTGAGTACCGAACAGGGTTCTAACTCCAACTACCGCCGGACGCTTGGGACGACGGCTCTGACCGCCGTCGGCCTCGGGTCGATCATCGGCTCCGGCTGGCTCTTCGGTGCCGAGCGCGCCGCCGCGCTGGCCGGCCCTGCCGCCATCCTCGCCTGGGTCATCGGCGCCGTCGTGGCGCTGACCATCGCCCTCACCTACACCGAGCTCGGCTCGATGTTCCCCAAGGCCGGCGGCATGGTGCGGTACGGCCAGTTCTCGCACGGCTCGCTGGCGGGGTACATGGCCGCCTGGGCCAACTGGATCGCGATCGTCTCCGTGATCCCCGGTGAGGCGACCGCGTCGATCCAGTACATGAGCTCCTGGGACTTCTCCTGGGCCGAGAACCTGTACGACGGCAAGGAGCTGACCGGATCCGGTCTCGCCCTCGCCAGCGTGCTGGTGGTCTTCTACTTCTTCCTGAACTGGTTCGCGATCACCCTGTTCGCCAAGACGAACAACGCGATCACCGTGTTCAAGGTCGTCGTGCCGGTGCTGACGGCGGGCGCGCTGATGTTCGCCCACTTCGACACCAGCAACATCACCGACCACGGCGGCTTCGCCCCGAACGGCTGGAGCGCGGTCTTCAGCGCGGTCGCGGTCGCGGGCATCGTCTGGGCCTTCAACGGCTTCCAGTCGCCGCTGAACATGGCCGCCGAGGCCCGTAACCCCGGCAAGTCGCTGCCGAAGGCCGTCATCGGCTCCATCCTGATCGCCCTGGTGATCTACATCGCCCTCCAGGTCGCGTTCCTGATGGCCGTCCCGGCCCAGGACCTGACCGCCAGCGGTGGCTGGAACGCGCTGGGCTACAAGTCCCCGCTCGCCGACCTCTCCATCGCCTGGGGCCTGAACTGGCTCGCGCTGCTGCTCTACGCGGACGCCTTCGTCTCCCCGTCCGGCACCGGCATGATCTACGCGGCCACCACCTCGCGCATGATCCACGGCGTCCAGGAGAACGGTCACCTGCCGAAGATCTTCGGCAAGGTCGACCCCAAGACCGGTGTGCCGAAGCCGGCCCTGCTGCTCAACCTGGTGATCTCCTTCATCTTCCTGGCCGTCTTCCGCGGCTGGGGCTCGATCGCCGAGATCGTCGGTGTGGCCACGGTCATCTCGTACATCACCGGCCCCGTCGCCGTGATGTCCCTGCGCCGCATCGCCCCCGGCATGAAGCGCCCGGTGAAGCTGAAGGCCATGCCGGTGATCGCGCCCATCGCGATGATCTTCGGCTCCCTGGTCATGTACTGGGCCCGCTGGCCGCTGACCGGCAAGGTCATCTTCATCATGGCCATCGGCCTGCCGATCTGGGCCTGGTACGAGCTGCGCAAGCCGTGGGCCGAGCTGAAGCCGCACCTGAAGGCCGGCGCCTGGATGGTCACCTACCTGCTCGTCATGGCCTTCGTCTCCTGGGCCGGCGGCGAGGAGTTCGGCGGCAAGGGCTACCTGGCCCCCGGCTGGGACATCGTGGTCGTCGCCCTGATCGCCCTCGTCTTCTACGCCTGGGGCGTGAAGAGCGCCTGGCGCAACCCGACGCTCGTCCAGGTCGAGAAGGAGATGACGGAGCTCGCGGAGTCGGAGGGCGGGTCGGACGAGACCGACGGGCGCTCCGAGCCCTCGCTGGCGAAGAAGTCCTGA
- a CDS encoding TPM domain-containing protein has translation MTRLSRRYRPAPGGARVRALLALLTLCALLLPGPPARADTPLDLDTGGRITDTVGALGRRRAQVTSALDKLHTTHRIQLYVTYVRDFSGRSGHDWADATADRNGLGPRDVLLAVATHRQQYAVSAAGDSGFRRAQLDAVAATAIAPAVAQHDWAGAAIGAADGYGSVLRGEPVRPPAISPGDSDPGGGLVPRHRAVWLPVALAAAVCLTVLCLCSRRAARRRAARRARRAARAARAVRPDSAVRASVVGTSTEPGLARMVQPLTPLPALDAEAARALVETDDAVRTSAEELLFATAQLGGAATRPFAEAVAYAKGELADAFRLRQRLDDAPYEDEELRRRALDEICSHCTSANRRLDAESEAFDRLRGLRANAAGILAHAEAAAQALAPRIDTADAALTALTGCCAGTALSAFVRHPAEARDRLAFATAGLAEARRTLAAGDADGAAVSLRAAEAALSQARTLTTAALRRAHELTGTAARLRAAVLDAEAGLAAARSGPVSAEGARRAATAARVLTEVRRDMACGRYDPRAVLRRVEEAAASLDAEAAGTGGGSRADERRARRRVERAVLAARGEVAAARDFVSTHRGAVGCRARTRLAEAERHLARARGLPADQGREILSATGHADSLARQARALAEHDVTDYLTGPGTGRPAAYDPEAPRPARALGGALLGGVIMAGLLPATFGGGATRGRLAGGTEA, from the coding sequence GTGACGCGGCTTTCGAGGCGGTACCGTCCGGCGCCGGGCGGGGCCAGGGTCAGGGCCCTCCTCGCCCTCCTCACGCTGTGCGCGTTGCTGCTGCCGGGCCCGCCCGCCCGTGCCGACACCCCCCTCGACCTGGACACCGGGGGCCGGATCACCGACACCGTGGGCGCGCTCGGCCGCCGCCGGGCCCAGGTGACGTCCGCGCTCGACAAGCTGCACACCACGCACCGCATCCAGCTGTACGTCACCTACGTACGGGACTTCTCCGGCCGCTCCGGGCACGACTGGGCCGACGCCACGGCCGACCGCAACGGCCTCGGCCCGCGCGACGTCCTGCTCGCCGTCGCCACGCACCGGCAGCAGTACGCCGTCTCGGCCGCCGGGGACTCCGGCTTCCGCCGCGCGCAGCTGGACGCCGTCGCGGCCACCGCGATCGCGCCCGCCGTGGCCCAGCACGACTGGGCCGGCGCGGCCATCGGCGCGGCCGACGGCTACGGCTCCGTACTCCGGGGCGAGCCGGTCCGGCCACCCGCGATCTCGCCCGGCGACAGCGACCCGGGCGGCGGGCTGGTGCCCCGTCACCGCGCCGTGTGGCTGCCCGTGGCCCTCGCCGCCGCGGTCTGCCTGACGGTCCTGTGCCTGTGCTCCCGGCGGGCGGCACGGCGGCGGGCGGCCCGGCGGGCCCGCAGGGCGGCACGGGCGGCGCGGGCGGTCCGCCCGGACAGCGCGGTGCGGGCCTCCGTCGTCGGCACGTCGACCGAACCCGGCCTCGCCCGGATGGTCCAGCCGCTGACGCCGCTGCCCGCCCTGGACGCCGAGGCCGCCCGCGCGCTCGTGGAGACGGACGACGCCGTGCGCACCAGCGCGGAGGAGCTGCTCTTCGCCACCGCCCAGCTGGGCGGCGCGGCGACCCGGCCCTTCGCCGAGGCCGTCGCGTACGCGAAGGGCGAGCTCGCGGACGCCTTCCGGCTGCGGCAGCGGCTCGACGACGCGCCGTACGAGGACGAGGAGCTGCGCCGCCGCGCGCTGGACGAGATCTGCTCCCACTGCACCAGCGCCAACCGCCGGCTGGACGCCGAGTCCGAGGCGTTCGACCGGCTGCGCGGGCTGCGGGCCAACGCGGCGGGCATCCTCGCGCACGCCGAGGCCGCGGCCCAGGCGCTGGCGCCCCGCATCGACACCGCCGATGCGGCGCTCACCGCCCTGACCGGCTGCTGCGCGGGCACGGCGCTCAGCGCCTTCGTCCGGCACCCCGCGGAGGCCCGGGACCGGCTGGCCTTCGCCACGGCGGGCCTGGCCGAGGCCCGCCGGACCCTGGCGGCGGGTGACGCGGACGGCGCGGCCGTCTCCCTGCGCGCCGCCGAGGCCGCGCTGTCCCAGGCCCGCACGCTGACCACGGCGGCCCTGCGGCGGGCCCACGAGCTGACGGGCACGGCGGCCCGGCTGCGGGCCGCCGTGCTGGACGCCGAGGCGGGGCTGGCGGCCGCCCGGAGCGGCCCGGTCTCGGCGGAGGGCGCCCGGCGCGCGGCCACCGCCGCGCGGGTGCTGACCGAGGTGCGGCGCGACATGGCGTGCGGCCGGTACGACCCGCGGGCGGTGCTGCGGCGCGTCGAGGAGGCGGCGGCGTCGCTCGACGCGGAGGCCGCGGGTACGGGCGGCGGCAGCCGGGCGGACGAGCGGCGGGCCCGGCGCCGGGTGGAGCGGGCGGTGCTGGCCGCGCGCGGCGAGGTGGCGGCGGCCCGGGACTTCGTCAGCACCCACCGGGGTGCCGTCGGCTGCCGGGCCCGCACCCGGCTCGCCGAGGCGGAGCGCCATCTCGCGCGAGCCCGCGGCCTGCCGGCCGACCAGGGCCGGGAGATCCTGTCGGCGACCGGCCACGCCGACTCGCTGGCCCGCCAGGCCCGCGCGCTGGCCGAGCACGACGTCACCGACTATCTGACCGGGCCCGGCACCGGGAGGCCGGCCGCCTATGACCCGGAGGCGCCCCGGCCCGCCCGCGCCCTGGGCGGCGCGCTGCTGGGCGGCGTCATCATGGCGGGCCTGCTGCCGGCCACCTTCGGCGGCGGGGCGACGCGGGGGCGGCTGGCGGGCGGCACGGAGGCGTGA